Proteins encoded in a region of the Deinococcus malanensis genome:
- a CDS encoding TetR/AcrR family transcriptional regulator has protein sequence MTQPRNTAPSPPKRRDAQRNRQKILNAARCLFATHGANASLDAVACRAEVGSGTLYRHFPTRESLVAALLREEYQAFHSVLDQALAHEDGWDGLCHYLEQLCSTQISDQHLGVGLTLAVPGDREVEAVRASLREKMVDLLGRAQAQGSLRGDITPEDLALISWGMAGVISATVAVVPGVWRRYLGLTLDGLRAGSAHSLPEPPLTQRQHFRVSLRASEPKPRARRKRSSEPR, from the coding sequence GTGACGCAGCCCAGGAACACAGCACCTTCTCCTCCGAAGCGCAGGGACGCGCAGCGCAACCGGCAGAAGATTCTGAACGCCGCGCGCTGCCTCTTTGCGACCCATGGTGCGAACGCCTCCCTGGACGCTGTGGCCTGCCGTGCCGAGGTCGGCAGTGGCACGCTGTACCGTCATTTTCCCACCCGTGAAAGCCTGGTCGCCGCCCTGCTGCGGGAGGAATATCAGGCTTTTCACAGCGTGCTGGACCAGGCACTTGCCCATGAAGACGGGTGGGACGGTCTGTGTCACTACCTGGAGCAACTGTGCAGCACGCAGATCAGCGACCAGCATCTGGGCGTTGGTCTCACGTTGGCTGTTCCGGGTGATCGGGAGGTTGAGGCTGTGCGGGCGAGCCTCCGCGAGAAAATGGTTGACCTGCTTGGCCGCGCTCAGGCTCAGGGAAGCCTGCGGGGTGACATCACCCCCGAAGACCTCGCGCTGATTTCGTGGGGGATGGCAGGGGTGATCAGCGCGACTGTCGCGGTCGTGCCCGGTGTCTGGCGCCGTTACCTGGGACTCACGCTCGACGGACTGCGCGCTGGGTCTGCTCATTCCCTGCCCGAGCCTCCGCTGACCCAGCGGCAGCACTTCCGTGTCAGCCTGCGTGCTTCGGAGCCAAAACCCCGTGCTCGGCGTAAAAGGTCCTCAGAACCCAGGTGA